The Agromyces sp. LHK192 genome includes a window with the following:
- a CDS encoding aldehyde dehydrogenase (NADP(+)), with protein sequence MTDLHDVDLIAETAAAAAAPFADTSPAERARALVAVADALDAAADDLVPIGMRETGLAEARLRGELRRTTVQLRLFAETVLDGSYLDVRIDDADPGFALGPRADVRRMLVPVGPVLNFAASNFPFAFSVAGGDTASALAAGCPVVLKAHPGHPELSRATARIVAAALADAGMPDGVFQVVEGVEAGVAILQHPRIRAASFTGSLRAGRHLADLAAARPAPIPFYGELGSVNPVFVTRAALDERGGELAAGFVASVSGSAGQLCTKPGLVFAPADERFAGLVADAAAEVPEHRLLNGGITRGFGARRDAVLGAPGVVAVAGGVLRVDDDGDGWATPTILRVSLDDFRAARDALAEEAFGPLSILVEVPEGADLAALVEEFVEGELTATVHLGSSEASREATGDAAGEASDAARALLRALTDRVGRVLVGGWPTGVAVTPAMQHGGPWPATTDAGSTTSVGTAAIARFLRPVAYQSVPEALLPPALQDANPWGVPQRRSPAGESTSWGTIA encoded by the coding sequence GTGACCGACCTGCACGACGTCGACCTGATCGCCGAGACCGCGGCGGCGGCCGCCGCACCTTTCGCCGACACCAGCCCCGCCGAGCGGGCGCGAGCCCTCGTGGCCGTCGCCGACGCGCTCGACGCCGCGGCCGACGACCTGGTGCCGATCGGCATGCGCGAGACCGGGCTCGCCGAGGCGCGCCTTCGCGGCGAGCTCCGCCGCACCACCGTGCAGTTGCGGCTCTTCGCCGAGACCGTGCTCGACGGCTCGTACCTCGACGTCAGGATCGACGACGCCGATCCCGGCTTCGCGCTCGGCCCTCGGGCCGACGTGCGGCGCATGCTCGTGCCCGTCGGCCCGGTCCTGAACTTCGCGGCATCGAACTTCCCGTTCGCGTTCTCGGTCGCGGGCGGTGACACCGCGTCGGCGCTGGCCGCCGGGTGCCCCGTCGTGCTCAAGGCGCACCCGGGCCATCCCGAGCTGTCTCGCGCGACGGCGCGCATCGTGGCCGCCGCGCTCGCGGACGCCGGCATGCCCGACGGCGTGTTCCAGGTCGTCGAGGGCGTCGAGGCGGGCGTCGCGATCCTGCAGCACCCCCGCATCCGGGCCGCGTCGTTCACCGGCTCGCTGCGGGCGGGGCGGCACCTCGCCGACCTCGCCGCCGCGCGCCCCGCGCCGATCCCGTTCTACGGCGAGCTCGGAAGCGTGAACCCCGTGTTCGTCACCCGCGCAGCCCTCGACGAACGCGGCGGCGAACTCGCCGCGGGATTCGTCGCGAGCGTCTCTGGCTCGGCCGGGCAGCTCTGCACCAAGCCCGGCCTCGTGTTCGCGCCGGCCGACGAGCGGTTCGCCGGCCTCGTCGCCGACGCCGCCGCCGAGGTACCCGAGCACCGGCTGCTGAACGGCGGGATCACGCGCGGCTTCGGCGCTCGCCGCGACGCGGTGCTGGGCGCGCCCGGCGTCGTCGCGGTCGCCGGCGGGGTGCTGCGCGTCGACGACGACGGCGACGGCTGGGCGACGCCGACGATCCTCAGGGTGTCGCTCGACGACTTCCGCGCCGCCCGCGACGCGCTCGCCGAGGAGGCGTTCGGGCCGCTGTCGATCCTCGTCGAGGTGCCGGAGGGCGCCGACCTCGCGGCGCTCGTCGAGGAGTTCGTCGAGGGCGAGCTCACCGCCACCGTGCACCTCGGCTCGTCCGAGGCATCGAGGGAGGCGACGGGGGATGCCGCAGGCGAGGCATCCGATGCGGCCCGAGCGCTGCTGCGTGCGCTGACCGACCGGGTGGGGCGCGTGCTCGTCGGCGGCTGGCCGACCGGGGTCGCGGTGACGCCCGCGATGCAGCACGGCGGTCCGTGGCCGGCGACCACCGATGCCGGGTCGACGACGTCGGTCGGCACCGCGGCGATCGCCCGCTTCCTGCGACCGGTCGCCTACCAGTCGGTGCCCGAGGCGCTGCTGCCGCCCGCGCTGCAGGATGCGAACCCGTGGGGCGTGCCGCAGCGGCGGTCGCCCGCCGGGGAGTCGACGTCGTGGGGGACGATCGCCTGA
- a CDS encoding proline racemase family protein, with the protein MRSSRVITAVDSHTEGMPTRVVTGGVGVIPGATMNEKRLHFMAHLDDLRLFLMNEPRGHAAMSGAILQPPTRPDCDWGVVYIEVSGCLPMCGHGTIGVATVLVETGMVDVVEPVTEIRLDTPAGLVIARVQVSDGHADSVTIENVPSYVDVLDASVEVPGLGTVPYSMAFGGNFYAMVDLDDVGLPFDRARQQDILQAGLAIMDAINVEAPPRHPTIDGLDHCHHVEFIAPGSDARHSRHAMAIHPGWFDRSPCGTGTSARMAELWARGELALDTDFVNESFIGSRFVGRLIAETEVDGRPAVIPTITGRAWVTGMGQYLLDPSDPFPTGFQF; encoded by the coding sequence ATGCGTTCCTCACGGGTGATCACCGCGGTCGACTCGCACACCGAGGGGATGCCGACGCGCGTCGTGACCGGCGGCGTCGGCGTCATCCCCGGCGCGACGATGAACGAGAAGCGCCTGCACTTCATGGCGCACCTCGACGACCTGCGGCTGTTCCTGATGAACGAGCCGCGCGGGCACGCCGCGATGAGCGGCGCGATCCTGCAGCCGCCGACCCGGCCGGACTGCGACTGGGGCGTCGTCTACATCGAGGTGTCGGGGTGCCTCCCGATGTGCGGCCACGGCACCATCGGGGTCGCGACCGTGCTGGTCGAGACCGGCATGGTCGACGTCGTCGAGCCCGTCACCGAGATCCGGCTGGACACCCCGGCCGGGCTCGTGATCGCGCGCGTCCAGGTCAGCGACGGCCACGCCGACTCGGTCACGATCGAGAACGTGCCGAGCTACGTCGACGTGCTGGATGCCTCGGTCGAGGTGCCGGGGCTCGGCACGGTGCCGTACTCGATGGCCTTCGGCGGCAACTTCTACGCGATGGTCGACCTCGACGACGTCGGGCTGCCGTTCGACCGGGCGCGCCAGCAGGACATCCTGCAGGCCGGGCTCGCGATCATGGACGCGATCAACGTCGAGGCGCCGCCGCGGCATCCGACGATCGACGGTCTCGACCACTGCCACCACGTCGAGTTCATCGCACCCGGATCGGATGCCCGTCATTCGCGGCACGCGATGGCGATCCACCCGGGATGGTTCGACCGGTCGCCGTGCGGCACCGGCACGTCGGCACGGATGGCGGAGCTGTGGGCGCGCGGCGAGCTCGCGCTCGACACCGACTTCGTCAACGAGTCGTTCATCGGCAGCCGGTTCGTCGGGCGCCTGATCGCCGAGACCGAGGTCGACGGGCGGCCGGCGGTGATCCCGACGATCACCGGCCGGGCGTGGGTGACGGGCATGGGGCAGTACCTGCTCGACCCCAGCGACCCGTTCCCCACCGGGTTCCAGTTCTGA
- a CDS encoding APC family permease has protein sequence MTNEGDARDAPPAELKSPKHWIIGDPLPTEKLEGQLLPKKLALPIFASDPLSSVAYAPQELVMILLVGGLAFLSFAPWVALAVVVLLVTVVASYRQLIRAYPSGGGDYEVAHRNLGEKAGLVVASALLVDYVMTVVVSVASGVDNIISAIPELNPWRVELAVLFVIILAAVNLRGVSESSKAFAVPTYLFIGSVFVMIVVGLTRTLLGDPPVAESAQYEVEGESLTQAAVVLLLLRSFASGCSALTGVEAISNGVPAFRVPKIRNAQLTLVAMGGIAITLFAGLTTVALIADVHYAEVPCHLIGWEGCATEPQQSLMAQVAGATFGEGSFPFYLIQATTALVLLLAANTAFNGFPLLGSVLARDGYAPKSLSTRGDRLIFSNGVLILALAASIILIIFQANLTVLIQLYIIGVFVSFTLGQTGMVRHWVRELRRRPHPAGSARSGRPGRQATDDDRALSRGAMQRALVINALGATMTAVVLVVVTVTKFTHGAWIVFVLMPILFLLMMGVHRYYRDVEREIAVDPTTTFGAQGDHAIVLVGRMQKPTLKALDYAIAARHDSLEAVHVSIDEAATKQLKKDWVKQNIHVKLRILSSPYRDLSHPLIQYLKQHRQEHGSEVITVYMPQYIVGHWWEGILHNHKARRIRQKLMLVHGVTVALVPWLLDSSDLIYGRRSRPLPGQDRRGEPVRAVPRREVSDAKAKQR, from the coding sequence GTGACGAATGAGGGGGATGCCCGCGACGCCCCACCCGCGGAGCTGAAGTCGCCGAAGCACTGGATCATCGGCGACCCGCTGCCGACGGAAAAGCTCGAGGGCCAGCTCCTGCCCAAGAAGCTGGCGCTGCCGATCTTCGCGAGCGACCCGCTCTCGTCGGTCGCCTACGCCCCGCAGGAGCTCGTGATGATCCTCCTGGTGGGCGGGCTGGCGTTCCTCAGCTTCGCCCCGTGGGTCGCGCTCGCGGTGGTGGTGCTCCTCGTGACGGTCGTCGCGAGCTACCGCCAGCTGATCCGCGCCTACCCGTCGGGCGGCGGCGACTACGAGGTCGCGCACCGCAACCTCGGCGAGAAGGCCGGGCTCGTGGTGGCATCCGCCCTGCTCGTCGACTACGTGATGACGGTGGTCGTGTCGGTCGCCTCGGGCGTCGACAACATCATCTCGGCCATCCCCGAGCTCAACCCGTGGCGGGTCGAGCTCGCCGTGCTGTTCGTCATCATCCTGGCCGCCGTGAACCTGCGCGGGGTCAGCGAGTCGTCGAAGGCGTTCGCGGTGCCGACGTACCTGTTCATCGGCAGCGTCTTCGTGATGATCGTCGTCGGACTGACCCGCACGCTGCTGGGCGACCCGCCGGTCGCCGAGTCGGCGCAGTACGAGGTCGAGGGCGAGTCGCTCACGCAGGCGGCGGTCGTGCTCCTGCTGCTGCGCAGCTTCGCGAGCGGATGCTCCGCCCTCACGGGCGTCGAGGCGATCTCGAACGGCGTGCCCGCGTTCCGCGTGCCGAAGATCCGCAACGCGCAGCTCACGCTCGTCGCGATGGGCGGCATCGCGATCACCCTCTTCGCGGGCCTGACGACGGTCGCGCTCATCGCCGACGTGCACTACGCCGAGGTGCCGTGCCACCTCATCGGCTGGGAGGGCTGTGCCACCGAGCCGCAGCAGAGCCTCATGGCGCAGGTCGCGGGGGCGACCTTCGGCGAGGGGTCGTTCCCCTTCTACCTGATCCAGGCGACGACGGCGCTGGTACTGCTGCTGGCCGCGAACACCGCGTTCAACGGGTTCCCGCTGCTCGGCTCGGTGCTCGCCCGCGACGGGTACGCGCCGAAGTCGCTCTCGACGCGCGGCGACCGCCTCATCTTCTCGAACGGCGTGCTGATCCTCGCGCTCGCGGCGAGCATCATCCTGATCATCTTCCAGGCCAACCTGACCGTGCTGATCCAGCTCTACATCATCGGCGTGTTCGTCTCGTTCACGCTGGGCCAGACGGGCATGGTGCGGCACTGGGTCCGCGAGCTGCGGCGAAGGCCCCATCCGGCCGGCAGCGCGCGCAGCGGGCGGCCCGGTCGCCAGGCCACCGACGACGACCGGGCGCTCTCGCGCGGGGCGATGCAGCGCGCGCTCGTCATCAACGCGCTCGGCGCCACCATGACCGCGGTGGTCCTCGTGGTGGTCACCGTCACGAAGTTCACCCACGGCGCATGGATCGTGTTCGTGCTCATGCCGATCCTGTTCCTGCTCATGATGGGCGTGCACCGCTACTACCGCGACGTCGAGCGCGAGATCGCCGTCGACCCGACCACGACCTTCGGCGCGCAGGGCGACCACGCGATCGTGCTGGTCGGCCGCATGCAGAAGCCGACACTGAAGGCGCTCGACTACGCGATCGCCGCCCGCCACGACTCGCTCGAGGCCGTGCACGTGTCCATCGACGAGGCCGCGACCAAGCAGCTGAAGAAGGACTGGGTCAAGCAGAACATCCACGTGAAGCTGCGCATCCTGTCGTCGCCGTACCGCGACCTCAGCCACCCGCTGATCCAGTACCTCAAGCAGCACCGCCAGGAGCACGGCTCCGAGGTGATCACGGTCTACATGCCGCAGTACATCGTGGGGCACTGGTGGGAGGGCATCCTGCACAACCACAAGGCGCGGCGCATCCGGCAGAAGCTCATGCTCGTGCACGGCGTGACCGTCGCCCTCGTGCCGTGGCTGCTCGACTCGTCCGACCTGATCTACGGTCGACGCTCGCGGCCGCTGCCCGGCCAGGACCGCCGCGGCGAGCCCGTGCGTGCGGTGCCGCGCCGCGAGGTGTCGGACGCGAAGGCGAAGCAGCGGTAG
- a CDS encoding copper resistance CopC family protein translates to MTLAPSALLPRARRRLAAMAATALAAGLLLGIAGAAQPASAHDQLLGSTPEPGEVFEAAPEQVELTFSDNVIVVGTVIEVVDEQGSAIDTGETEVLGPDVLATLPADLEGEYQVRWRVVSSDGHPIEGTIDFGVGAGATGVWDGRAAGGDASDAATDPASEDAGEATDAPNGWLIAGFVVGALAVIGLVIALIVKTGRRAPGTDAPGTDATRPGDGTEPRA, encoded by the coding sequence ATGACCCTCGCCCCCTCCGCCCTGCTTCCGCGTGCCCGCCGACGACTCGCCGCGATGGCCGCGACCGCGCTCGCCGCGGGCCTGCTGCTCGGCATCGCGGGCGCGGCGCAGCCGGCCTCCGCGCACGACCAGCTCCTCGGCTCGACGCCCGAGCCCGGCGAGGTGTTCGAGGCCGCGCCAGAGCAGGTCGAGCTGACGTTCAGTGACAACGTCATCGTCGTCGGCACCGTGATCGAGGTCGTCGACGAGCAGGGTTCGGCGATCGACACCGGCGAGACCGAGGTGCTCGGGCCCGACGTGCTTGCGACGCTGCCCGCCGACCTCGAGGGGGAGTACCAGGTGCGCTGGCGGGTCGTCTCGAGCGACGGGCACCCGATCGAGGGAACCATCGACTTCGGCGTCGGCGCGGGTGCGACCGGCGTCTGGGATGGACGGGCCGCGGGTGGCGACGCGTCCGACGCCGCGACGGACCCGGCATCCGAGGACGCCGGTGAGGCGACCGACGCGCCGAACGGCTGGCTGATCGCCGGATTCGTGGTCGGCGCGCTCGCCGTGATCGGCCTCGTGATCGCCCTCATCGTGAAGACGGGGCGCCGGGCGCCGGGCACGGACGCACCGGGCACGGATGCCACGCGCCCCGGTGACGGCACGGAGCCCCGCGCGTGA
- a CDS encoding dihydrodipicolinate synthase family protein has translation MTDTFDLGGVVVATTLAFKEDASAPAGLAVDYDRFAAHCDFLIANGCRGVGPNGSLGEYSSLTDEERRKVIQVAVEAVGGRGIVVAGVHGVGWHQAVKWAEYAKEDGADGVLALPPTIYRANRGEVVEHYTRLNEVGLPIMLYNNPFDTKVDLTPDLVAELAQLENVVAIKEFTADIRRVLEIRERCDIQVIAGADDLLFESLVVGATGWFAGYPNAFPKEAVEIYDLVQAGRIDEARELYRHLVPVFRWDSKTEFVQAIKYSIDFAGQSYGGPTRPPRGPLIPEHAEQVRRETQAALDYIASR, from the coding sequence ATGACCGACACCTTCGACCTCGGCGGCGTGGTCGTCGCGACGACCCTCGCCTTCAAGGAGGACGCCTCGGCCCCCGCCGGGCTCGCCGTCGACTACGACCGATTCGCCGCGCACTGCGACTTCCTGATCGCCAACGGATGCCGCGGCGTCGGGCCGAACGGCTCGTTGGGCGAGTACTCGTCGCTGACCGACGAGGAGCGACGCAAGGTGATCCAGGTCGCCGTCGAGGCCGTCGGCGGCCGCGGCATCGTCGTCGCCGGCGTGCACGGCGTCGGCTGGCACCAGGCCGTGAAGTGGGCCGAGTACGCGAAGGAGGACGGTGCCGACGGAGTGCTCGCGCTGCCGCCGACGATCTACCGTGCGAACCGCGGCGAGGTGGTCGAGCACTACACCCGGCTCAACGAGGTCGGCCTGCCGATCATGCTCTACAACAACCCGTTCGACACCAAGGTCGACCTGACGCCGGACCTCGTTGCCGAGCTCGCGCAGCTCGAGAACGTCGTCGCGATCAAGGAGTTCACGGCCGACATCCGCCGGGTCCTCGAGATCCGCGAGCGCTGCGACATCCAGGTGATCGCCGGCGCCGACGACCTGCTGTTCGAGTCGCTCGTCGTGGGCGCCACCGGCTGGTTCGCCGGATACCCGAACGCGTTCCCGAAGGAGGCCGTCGAGATCTACGACCTCGTGCAGGCCGGACGCATCGACGAGGCGCGCGAGCTGTACCGCCACCTCGTGCCGGTGTTCCGCTGGGACTCGAAGACCGAGTTCGTGCAGGCGATCAAGTACTCGATCGACTTCGCCGGCCAGAGCTACGGCGGCCCGACCCGCCCGCCGCGCGGCCCGCTCATCCCCGAGCACGCCGAGCAGGTGCGTCGCGAGACGCAGGCCGCGCTCGACTACATCGCGTCGCGCTGA
- a CDS encoding alpha/beta fold hydrolase produces MVPPDRRLRRPNAAIAFTDSEGDGTPVVLTHGAGLDRTMFDAQAQALEGAGYRVITWDLRAHGASTLAPGTRFTATDALDDLDALLTACRIDRAVLVGHSLGGNLAQAFARARSDRVLGLIAMDSTWNTGPLSALERRALRLAAPSLALVPARRLPGLMARASAVSPWAVERVEQTFARMPKPVFLDVWRAVVSFVDPDPGYRSPVPLGLVRGAQDRTGNIATAMPRWAEAEGASEFVIPGAGHLVTWDAPEAASGALLRILGGWTP; encoded by the coding sequence ATGGTGCCTCCCGACCGTCGACTCAGGCGTCCGAACGCGGCGATCGCATTCACGGACTCGGAGGGCGACGGAACGCCCGTGGTGCTCACCCACGGCGCGGGCCTGGACCGCACGATGTTCGACGCCCAGGCGCAAGCATTGGAAGGGGCCGGTTACCGCGTGATCACGTGGGACCTTCGCGCGCACGGCGCCTCGACCCTCGCACCCGGGACACGGTTCACCGCGACGGACGCCCTGGACGACCTCGACGCCCTGCTCACAGCCTGCCGGATCGACCGGGCCGTGCTGGTGGGGCACTCGCTCGGGGGCAACCTCGCGCAGGCGTTCGCCCGGGCCCGCAGCGACCGGGTGCTCGGGCTCATCGCGATGGACTCGACCTGGAACACGGGCCCGCTCTCCGCGCTCGAACGACGAGCGCTCCGCCTTGCGGCCCCGTCGCTCGCGCTCGTTCCGGCTCGCAGGCTGCCCGGCCTCATGGCGCGCGCCTCCGCCGTCTCGCCGTGGGCGGTCGAGCGGGTGGAGCAGACCTTCGCGAGGATGCCGAAGCCGGTCTTCCTGGACGTCTGGCGAGCCGTCGTGTCATTCGTCGATCCCGACCCCGGGTACCGATCCCCGGTTCCGCTGGGCCTGGTCCGGGGAGCGCAGGACCGCACCGGCAACATCGCGACCGCGATGCCGCGGTGGGCCGAGGCCGAAGGCGCCTCGGAGTTCGTGATCCCCGGGGCCGGTCACCTCGTCACCTGGGACGCACCCGAGGCAGCCTCGGGGGCGCTGCTCCGGATCCTCGGCGGCTGGACGCCCTGA